A region from the Acyrthosiphon pisum isolate AL4f chromosome A1, pea_aphid_22Mar2018_4r6ur, whole genome shotgun sequence genome encodes:
- the LOC100163024 gene encoding LYR motif-containing protein 7-like, translating to MASNEVRKKVLTTFKLVHRARLLCFKNDNQMLNAAKLQINEEFKKNKTVSDPAVVQNLITFAQDVEHELLTQVVQAERVNETKFKLNLDPERHTMENIPYAELDDETYKKWKEEKKKSSKKNEKCCCD from the exons ATGGCATCAAACGaagtaagaaaaaaa gtaCTTACTACATTCAAATTAGTGCATAGAGCAAGATTActgtgttttaaaaatgataaccaAATGTTAAATG ctGCTAAACTTCAAATTAATgaagaattcaaaaaaaataaaactgtctCGGATCCTGCAGTAGTTCAGAAt CTCATAACCTTTGCTCAAGATGTTGAACATGAACTCTTAACACAAGTAGTTCAAGCAGAAAGagtaaatgaaacaaaattta aaTTGAATTTAGATCCAGAGCGTCATACTATGGAGAATATACCATATGCTGAATTAGACGatgaaacatataaaaaatggaAAGAAGAGAAAAAGAAAAGTAGCAAGAAAAATGAAAAGTGTTGTTGCGACTAA
- the LOC100163024 gene encoding LYR motif-containing protein 7-like isoform X1: protein MASNEVLTTFKLVHRARLLCFKNDNQMLNAAKLQINEEFKKNKTVSDPAVVQNLITFAQDVEHELLTQVVQAERVNETKFKLNLDPERHTMENIPYAELDDETYKKWKEEKKKSSKKNEKCCCD from the exons ATGGCATCAAACGaa gtaCTTACTACATTCAAATTAGTGCATAGAGCAAGATTActgtgttttaaaaatgataaccaAATGTTAAATG ctGCTAAACTTCAAATTAATgaagaattcaaaaaaaataaaactgtctCGGATCCTGCAGTAGTTCAGAAt CTCATAACCTTTGCTCAAGATGTTGAACATGAACTCTTAACACAAGTAGTTCAAGCAGAAAGagtaaatgaaacaaaattta aaTTGAATTTAGATCCAGAGCGTCATACTATGGAGAATATACCATATGCTGAATTAGACGatgaaacatataaaaaatggaAAGAAGAGAAAAAGAAAAGTAGCAAGAAAAATGAAAAGTGTTGTTGCGACTAA
- the LOC100575057 gene encoding gastrula zinc finger protein xLCGF3.1 translates to MYYCDAEDQELIQNKNIESCMLNTNVKNQLNSYDLDTRTDNTMPETKRKPFKIPDHISSIECDGSVKYTCTVCEKTFNSKKNCFYHLTCNGDGIKKPLICYKCNKTFKIQSHLDYHMLTHSGERPFKCADCDKCFFTKSKMIEHKIVHTVRSHFCATCAKGFKRKRSLEVHMKSHALEKPFQCATCLKFFKNKQCLKKHHIRKHSGTKAFSCDTCKRKFSLKDALVSHQKTHIFSTQLACYLCNQRFREKRYLQRHLGTHSKKNILNCPICMKKFTRKDNLDRHVRNTHLESENISINEHVIRASVIKVVSKIESCPVRVIQHT, encoded by the exons atgtattactgTGACGCAGAAGACCAAGAATTAATCCAAAACAAAAACATTGAGTCATGTATGTTaaatacaaatgttaaaaaCCAGCTTAACAGTTATGACTTGGATACGAGAACTGATAATACAATGCCTGAAACCAAAAGAAAACCCTTTAAAATTCCTGACCACATTTCTTCTAttgaat gtGATGGAAGTGTTAAATATACTTGTACTGTTTGcgaaaaaacttttaattcaaaaaagaatTGCTTTTATCATTTAACGTGCAATGGAGatggaataaaaaaaccattgatatgttataaatgtaataaaacttttaaaatccaATCACATTTAGATTATCATATGTTAACACATTCag gtGAAAGACCATTTAAATGTGCAGATTGTGATAAATGCTTTTTCACTAAATCTAAAATGATTGAACATAAGATAGTACATacag TGCGTTCTCATTTTTGTGCAACATGTGCGAAAGGTTTTAAAAGAAAGCGATCATTGGAAGTTCATATGAAATCTCATGCTCTAGAAAAACCATTTCAGTGTGcaacatgtttaaaatttttcaaaaataagcAATGCCTAAAAAAACACCACATTAGGAAACATTCTg GAACAAAAGCATTTTCATGTGACACCTGTAAAcgaaaatttagtttaaaagaTGCATTGGTTTCACATCAAAAGACTCATATATTCTCAACTCAACTAGCTTGTTATTTATGTAATCAACGATTTAGAGAAAAGCGTTATTTGCAAAGACATCTTGGAACTCATAGTA aaaaaaacattttgaactgTCCAATATGTATGAAGAAGTTCACACGTAAAGATAATTTGGACCGCCATGTAAGAAACACGCATTTGGAATCTGAGAACATTAGTATAAATGAACATGTTATCCGAGCTTCTGTTATAAAAGTTGTCAGCAAGATTGAATCATGTCCTGTCAGAGTAATTCAACATACTTAA
- the LOC115033521 gene encoding alpha-1,2-mannosyltransferase ALG9, with protein sequence MASKLTPKVKKESKKLKLKKTDKTDTVVLEKDWFMRFDAPLKIILTARFFAAFLVHISDCDETFNYWEPTHYFVFNSGFQTWEYAPPYALRSYLYILIHAVPVYLYKALFNTRKIMLFYLIRCVLALLSSLCELYFYKAISKKISSTVSNYYLFITVFSPGMFIASTAYLPSSFSMYMTFLIIGAWLNKNYELAIFTTALSTFLSWPFSCLIGLPLACDITFRNKKYLLFIKWCLISLGTILVYQVATDSYFYGKLVIAPFNIVYYNIFTSHGPDLYGTEHWSFYILNGILNFNVVFILSLMAPIAIVLRMILTKIGIEERFLFPVYPLIQLASSILLEYIKDMNFHSSVIHRFTFLKLYNKLIDNAYIPFLFVFLLMGLSRSTLLVKAYHAPIDTYTQLSNDYLTLPESDVINVCVGKEWHRYPSSFFLPNDRWKMHFIRSEFRGLLPGRFSSESLYKVEENYNDQNKEELDKYSDIRLCHFLVDLNNNQSSELEPNYSENNLQWAIWKSIPFLDTKKTPLLYRTFYFPFFWEENVKFSSYNLLMRNDFNKMNTKPLTENGPPMHYVF encoded by the exons atgGCATCGAAGCTCACTCCAAAAGTCAAAAAAGAATCGAAGAAactcaaattgaaaaaaaccga CAAAACCGATACAGTCGTCCTCGAAAAAGATTGGTTTATGCGATTTGATGCACCTTTGAAAATTATCTTGACTGCAAGGTTTTTTGCTGCATTTCTCGTTCACATTTCAGACTGTGATGAAACATTTAACTACTGGGAACCG actcattattttgttttcaacagCGGTTTTCAAACCTGGGAATACGCGCCTCCTTATGCACTTCgatcatatttatacatacttattCATGCAGTACCAGTGTACCTTTACAAAGCACTGTTTAACACTAGAAAAATCATGTTGTTTTATCTAATACGCTGTGTGCTTGCACTATTGAGTTCTCTTTGTGAACTATACTTttacaa agcaatatcaaaaaaaatttcatccaCTGTTAGCAATTATTACTTGTTTATAACAGTTTTTAGTCCTGGAATGTTCATTGCATCTACTGCATATTTGCCTTCAAGTTTTTCTAT GTACATGACTTTCTTAATTATTGGAGCTTGGTTGAACAAAAACTATGAATTGGCAATTTTTACGACTGcattgtcaacatttttaagcTGGCCATTTTCATGTCTAATCGG GTTACCACTTGCATGTGATATCACTTTCAGAAACaaaaagtatttactatttattaaatggtGTTTGATATCATTAGGGACAATTTTA GTTTATCAAGTTGCTACAGATTCATATTTTTATGGCAAGCTTGTAATTGCcccttttaatattgtttattacaatatattcacGAGTCATGGTCCTGATTTATATGGTACTGAACATTGGAGTTTTTATATACTAAATGGTATCCTTAATTTCAATGTTGTATTCATACTTTCGCTAATGGCTCCTATTGCTATTGTATTAAGAAtg aTTCTTACAAAAATCGGGATC gaagaAAGATTTTTATTTCCTGTATATCCATTGATACAACTGGCATCatctatattattagaatatattaaagATATGAATTTTCATTCAAGTGTTATTCACCGTTTTACTTTTCTTAAGCTGTATAACAAATTGATTGATAATGCTTACATACCTTTTctctttgtatttttattaatgggATTGTCACGAAGCACTCTATTAGTTAaag catATCATGCACCTATTGATACTTATACACAATTGAGTAATGATTATCTTACATTGCCTGAATCAGAtgtaataaatgtttgtgtGGGCAAAGAATGGCATAGATATccttcatcattttttttaccaaatgatag atggaaaatgcattttattagaTCAGAATTCAGAGGACTTTTACCTGGTCGTTTTAGTTCGGAATCTTTGTACAAAGTTGAAGAAAACTATAATGATCAAAATAAAGAAGAGTTAGATAAATAT AGTGATATTAGACTGTGTCATTTCTTAGTAGACCTGAACAACAATCAAAGTTCAGAATTGGAACCTAattattctgaaaataatttgcaatggGCTATTTGGAAATCTATTCCATTTCTAGATaccaaaaa AACACCACTTTTATacagaacattttattttccatttttctgGGAAGAAAATGTTAAGTTTTCATCCTACAATCTCCTTATGcgaaatgattttaataaaatgaatactaaACCGCTCACAGAGAATGGTCCACCAATGCACTATGTGTTTTag